Proteins encoded together in one Triticum dicoccoides isolate Atlit2015 ecotype Zavitan chromosome 7B, WEW_v2.0, whole genome shotgun sequence window:
- the LOC119339158 gene encoding uncharacterized protein LOC119339158: protein MYMYAPAFMDCPDMTTQTHDLSKALVLSDSQFAPLFVEDSQPMSEMAPDSEVIASDSLYVSVVLIEPTPAAVAALKDHPGDVEFLNTSIQNYSRMQQIFSFGLATRKHAMGSGEPLCSPMPDFPGTLDVEVLDGTDKPFVKPFDKPFDPVRDRKRNRGGLMEEEINGKWYAVFIGKAPGVYSSWEEASAQVASYSNNSHRGFKTRQAAEQAYSDWVRKHRGSNVDDGKVGGVKVEGAKLPPPHTRRPARVLASQPPPSSPHAVAPPSEPSIRARLPAPRRHHLRRRPTPPPPPLHRHREGPVESGTPCREAGGARRRPRIRADNSLALTPPLPPLLLVASPRAAVAVREAPRPLLLCVVPSLPPPPLSRSSSSLTTGPQVVEGQQAAVDKEIYHQPPPPVLLLRHQREEHRSVSSSLCSSGKRTTRDLSWRSTLTSALSDWSGSAVAGLLWRLAGGSSDPIGTAISFPIHEPTSVFLPDGGVEPTLGYATLGRGLTRAD, encoded by the exons ATGTACATGTACGCTCCTGCTTTCATGGATTGTCCG gacatgaccacgcagACGCACGATCTTAGTAAGGCCCTTGTCCTATCCGACAGCCAGTTTGCTCCATTGTTTGTCGAGGACTCGCAACCTATGTCCGAGATGGCACCTGATTCAGAGGTGATCGCATCTGATTCCCTCTATGTGTCAGTAGTGCtcattgagccaactcctgctgcTGTCGCTGCACTCAAG gaccacccaGGGGACGTTGAGTTCCTCAACACATCCATACAGAACTACAGTCGGATGCAGCAAATCTTCTCCTTCGGACTGGCAACTaggaagcatgccatgggctcgggGGAGCCTCTTTGTTCTCCCATGCCAGACTTCCCTGGGACCCTGGATGTCGAGGTCCTTGATGGCACTGACAAGCCCTTCGTGAAGCCCTTCGACAAGCCATTTGACCCCGTCCGTGATAGGAAGAGGAATAGAGGAggcctgatggaggaggagatcaat GGCAAGTGGTATGCTGTGTTCATCGGTAAGGCTCCAGGGGTTTACAGTTCATGGGAAGAAGCCAGTGCACAAGTGGCATCGTATAGCAACAACAGTCATAGAGGGTTCAAGACTAGGCAGGCAGCAGAACAAGCTTACTCTGACTGGGTGCGAAAGCACAGAGGCAGCAATGTTGACGATGGCAAGGTTGGAGGTGTCAAAGTGGAAGGCGCTAAG CTGCCTCCTCCCCACACTCGCCGCCCCGCCCGCGTCCTCGCGTCCCAGCCCCCTCCTTCCTCTCCTCACGCGGTCGCGCCTCCCTCCGAACCCTCGATCCGCGCCCGCCTCCCTGCCCCACGCCGCCATCATCTCCGCCGGCGCCCgactcctccgccgcctcctctccaCCGCCACCGCGAAGGACCTGTAGAAAGCGGCACGCCCTGTAGGGAAGCGGGCGGCGCGCGCCGTCGCCCCAGGATTCGCGCGGACAACTCTCTCGCGTTGACGCCCCCGCTCCCTCCCCTTCTCCTCGTcgcctcccctcgcgccgccgtcgccgtccgagAAGCACCGCGGCCACTACTACTCTGCGTCGTGCCGAgcttgccaccgccgccgctctcCCGGTCGAGCTCGTCCCTCACCACCGGCCCTCAAGTTGTGGAGGGGCAACAGGCAGCGGTGGACAAGGAGATCTACCACCAACCGCCGCCGCCTGTCCTCCTGCTTCGCCATCAACGCGAGGAGCACCGGAGCGTGTCCTCAAGTTTGTGCTCCTCCGGGAAGAGGACAACCCGAG ATCTGTCATGGAGGTCAACCCTGACGTCGGCCTTGTCGGATTGGAGCGGCAGTGCGGTGGCTGGTCTACTGTGGCGGCTCGCTGGAGGCAGCAGCGACCCAATCGGCACCGCCATCTCCTTCCCTATCCATGAG CCAACCTCTGTCTTCCTCCCCGACGGCGGCGTCGAACCAACACTGGGTTATGCTACCCTTGGCCGTGGCCTAACACGCGCGGACTGA